A genomic region of Catalinimonas niigatensis contains the following coding sequences:
- a CDS encoding acetoacetate decarboxylase family protein produces MAIPKRIKRYRDRYALVDGIPYQMPIYAKDSPALMAGFSCDYEKANALLPGNELHAMRLPNGRAILLITVINYVDTSIGKYIEYSIAIACTHGRKPAPPMLPAMMMKTFGTGQYILDLPVSSEVSVKGGKGIWGMPKHQANLDFIITEDMVSSQYEKDGQFAFRIEIDRPQSPSFKLNVGTTNYCRYRNMLMASYIYFESKAGINLFGKANGRLYIGDHPNVSYLRDLDINPDPFFTMFMPKANGVLDDHFKCWFMTYDEPPASMPEGFETVFDLGLSEEWLAPPNFTDYEQYRIGAEKKEAVLNT; encoded by the coding sequence ATGGCCATCCCCAAAAGAATCAAGCGGTACCGGGACCGCTACGCACTCGTAGACGGCATTCCATACCAGATGCCCATCTATGCCAAAGACTCGCCGGCACTGATGGCAGGCTTCTCCTGTGACTATGAGAAAGCCAATGCCCTGTTGCCCGGCAACGAATTGCACGCAATGAGATTACCCAATGGCAGAGCGATTTTGCTTATTACAGTCATCAATTATGTGGACACCAGCATTGGTAAGTACATTGAGTATAGCATCGCCATTGCTTGTACCCACGGACGCAAGCCTGCACCACCCATGCTGCCTGCTATGATGATGAAAACCTTCGGCACCGGACAATATATTCTGGACTTGCCAGTGAGTTCGGAAGTCTCAGTCAAAGGAGGTAAAGGCATATGGGGCATGCCGAAGCATCAGGCGAATCTGGACTTTATCATTACGGAGGATATGGTTTCCAGCCAGTATGAAAAAGACGGACAGTTTGCTTTCCGTATTGAAATTGACCGGCCTCAGTCGCCCAGCTTTAAGCTCAATGTAGGCACAACCAACTATTGCCGCTACCGCAATATGCTGATGGCTTCCTACATCTACTTTGAGTCCAAGGCAGGGATCAATCTTTTTGGTAAGGCCAATGGGCGCCTGTACATCGGCGATCATCCCAATGTCTCTTATCTCCGAGATCTGGACATAAATCCTGACCCTTTCTTTACCATGTTTATGCCCAAAGCCAATGGCGTGCTGGACGATCATTTCAAGTGTTGGTTTATGACCTATGATGAGCCCCCTGCCAGCATGCCCGAAGGCTTTGAAACGGTCTTTGATCTGGGCTTAAGTGAAGAATGGCTGGCTCCTCCTAACTTCACCGATTATGAGCAATACAGGATAGGCGCAGAGAAGAAAGAAGCGGTGCTTAATACATGA
- a CDS encoding alpha/beta fold hydrolase has protein sequence MKMLKEITYYLAITGLIYQMVSCKNVSENDSTADILGKTSMAEIIKMQVKVEGEGSPLLLVPGGLTGWIGWEPFVNIFTARQKKVIRVQLINVAYGFDNQSLPSDYSVELEGQALAAAMDSLGYDTPIDAVGWSFGALVLLDYALNHPERIRTMTLIEPPAFWVLRERKLIDDKIQQTINFHHQFRGNITEDMLAAFLRDAGVLREGQSAQEHPMWPQWITYRQALQNLPAIYTQRDDLKRLQNFQVPVMLVKGGGSSPNLHLIIDELAAHMPNANLIEMPGGHLPHIVSMDSFLTALENFQNERK, from the coding sequence ATGAAAATGCTAAAAGAAATAACTTACTATTTAGCGATTACAGGACTCATTTATCAAATGGTTTCGTGCAAAAATGTATCCGAAAATGATTCTACAGCAGATATTTTAGGCAAAACATCTATGGCAGAAATAATAAAAATGCAGGTAAAAGTTGAGGGAGAAGGAAGTCCTCTGCTACTTGTTCCGGGCGGCCTGACCGGTTGGATAGGGTGGGAGCCTTTTGTGAATATTTTTACTGCAAGACAGAAAAAAGTAATTCGTGTGCAGCTGATTAATGTAGCGTATGGATTTGACAATCAATCTTTACCCTCCGATTATTCGGTGGAACTGGAAGGCCAGGCACTTGCAGCAGCAATGGATTCATTAGGCTATGATACCCCAATTGATGCTGTAGGATGGTCCTTTGGTGCTTTGGTATTGCTGGATTATGCGCTAAACCATCCAGAGCGCATACGTACGATGACATTGATTGAGCCTCCGGCGTTTTGGGTACTTCGTGAAAGAAAGCTGATTGATGATAAAATACAGCAGACAATTAATTTTCATCATCAATTTAGGGGTAATATTACTGAAGATATGCTTGCAGCCTTCCTGCGGGATGCAGGTGTGTTAAGAGAAGGACAATCAGCTCAGGAACATCCCATGTGGCCTCAATGGATTACTTACAGACAGGCACTGCAAAACCTTCCGGCCATCTATACCCAAAGAGATGATTTGAAGCGACTACAAAACTTTCAAGTACCTGTAATGCTGGTGAAGGGCGGTGGATCGTCACCTAATCTACATTTGATCATTGATGAGCTTGCTGCTCACATGCCTAATGCAAACCTCATTGAAATGCCGGGAGGGCACTTGCCTCATATCGTGTCAATGGATAGCTTCCTGACAGCACTTGAAAACTTTCAAAATGAGAGAAAATGA
- a CDS encoding cache domain-containing protein, protein MKLSFSLPKRSYVVVVTLLILFSLFAYYFWIYLPSREELLVANRVRVLQQIARNFKEKDKVYQKTADAIFEKIRTIKAVNDKINCDSPDVVTQLTLALKKDAVNTDLILVDSAYVLKAGEIAYTNAEITEECRVKVVATVSGIFSSLEKKESFEHYILFQNNALAYSTVEGEALQLIQEASDRSFHIDSLLHGAEESTIKVQLAGLKEKSEVFEPGLEVKLSAVKYKMFSAQVMTYDNKPWTLYALVNAESFEADMKEVPVMMVIIIAVVLLILIFALPLLKLSLISPIERLHRVDVVLSTTSFVICTGLMVLFLLFTVSYRADRQKVDGDLKTLSDQLQSNVQNDLQNIRTLISQLEDEVYRQNDTDTMTDINIFSKPYLNEKLKIYPFLKNLYWLNDSGEYKYQLSTVTLENKKIDPINLGERDYFREISEGRGWRADSVSHESPFYLQSIVSWTNSEKLLVLSVPSKEQEIILHNDTLKDLEVLAASVRFHSIIDPVLPVAYSFCVMDENGQVIFHSDKERNLQENFLAEVDEHKGVLSAIIGKNSVYADVSTGSCNQRIYISPLKHTPWTLVTLYDEAYIESPYLQVISLSVICILIIGAIAFFQLYLFSMFNRRPSKLKKQAFFYDWLWPEEDKKKKYYRVMLYNILLAIVLFIYHILSDLTVFQVLASFLYAIIFANTSVWILLTDGLKEKRSRSKLVLSITLIVCFLIIFSITQYYTREWFKNLSILLLIAAASVLPHLSFRRFDPGTWPISDRLSYRNSYWGMLFTFLFISSVLPAFFLYSAVYQQEQKIWKKHEMFEISKTEEESEKQLKKIYLSSQMDVDELERHAEDIEVAYYQKARESGAYYECLGYQQCDCEDTKTLLTTRWDSLLHKSRPFFTNMFVASNGFVFANGGDEWETRWCDRHGIRMKYHSISHTSEDSVVLATSIGGLDWSYSIDRLAGELFWIGLICLLCAVFFIVRFATNQFFALNLFNNLEPMQIDDAYLETYFEQSYDEGHKHLFVIALPFAGTHRLYGKEHLRVVDVPQLLDENESAKVLEIKNSQVVLEHFSYVIEDTQANKQILDIVEHLLRNQNNIIIVSRLSPSQIIDKYEMFIRQSKDAAQRAELEVQVSKWKDILAGFVKVFYSLLHEDTLKMKYSDDFSIKEMLAYEFRVNEQYFKRVKAAFTQKWEADHIVLAPALEAAEKEKYTHPLKFQDIKEEVLLKIQSMAQPFYYSLWNTCSKEEKYLLYDLAMDGFVNTKNEKGLKKLMEKGLIYYQESLQIMNESFRNFILSTIKESESLAMEKELRQSGTWSLYSSIFLILLLSLIVFISLSQKEIISQFVALLVGLGTAIPYLLRFSGFFSAFTGSKAKVVEQM, encoded by the coding sequence ATGAAATTGTCCTTTTCACTTCCTAAGCGTTCGTATGTGGTGGTAGTGACCCTACTGATACTTTTTAGCTTATTTGCTTATTACTTCTGGATTTATCTGCCCTCCAGAGAAGAACTCCTGGTGGCAAACCGGGTGCGTGTGTTGCAGCAAATTGCCAGAAATTTCAAAGAAAAGGACAAAGTATATCAGAAAACAGCGGATGCCATTTTTGAGAAAATCAGGACGATCAAAGCAGTGAATGACAAAATTAATTGCGATAGTCCTGATGTAGTGACGCAGTTGACCTTAGCCCTGAAAAAAGATGCGGTCAATACAGACCTGATATTGGTGGATAGCGCATATGTTTTGAAAGCCGGTGAAATTGCATATACCAACGCAGAGATTACAGAGGAATGTAGGGTAAAAGTTGTGGCTACAGTTAGCGGAATTTTTAGCTCACTTGAGAAAAAAGAGAGTTTTGAACATTATATCTTATTTCAAAATAATGCATTGGCTTATAGCACAGTAGAGGGAGAAGCCCTGCAACTGATACAGGAGGCTTCAGACAGGAGTTTTCACATTGACAGTCTTCTGCATGGCGCCGAAGAGAGTACCATCAAAGTTCAACTCGCAGGTTTGAAGGAAAAATCCGAAGTGTTTGAGCCGGGACTTGAAGTCAAATTATCAGCAGTGAAGTACAAAATGTTTTCTGCACAAGTAATGACCTATGATAATAAACCCTGGACCCTCTATGCTTTGGTGAATGCAGAAAGCTTTGAAGCAGATATGAAGGAGGTGCCAGTCATGATGGTCATCATCATTGCTGTAGTCCTTTTAATCCTCATATTTGCTTTGCCCCTGCTCAAACTTTCGTTGATCAGCCCTATTGAGCGCCTGCACCGGGTAGATGTGGTGCTTTCTACCACTTCTTTTGTCATCTGTACCGGACTGATGGTTTTGTTTCTGCTATTTACCGTTTCCTACCGGGCAGATCGCCAAAAGGTAGATGGTGATCTTAAAACACTGTCAGATCAGCTCCAGAGCAACGTTCAGAATGACCTGCAAAATATCAGAACGCTCATCAGCCAACTGGAAGATGAAGTGTACCGGCAAAATGATACTGATACCATGACAGATATCAATATCTTTTCTAAACCCTATTTAAATGAAAAACTCAAAATCTACCCATTTCTTAAAAACCTTTATTGGCTGAATGATTCAGGAGAGTATAAATATCAGCTTTCAACAGTAACCCTGGAGAATAAAAAGATAGATCCAATTAACTTAGGAGAAAGGGATTATTTCCGGGAAATATCAGAAGGAAGAGGCTGGAGAGCGGATTCGGTTTCTCATGAGAGTCCTTTTTATTTACAGTCCATAGTCTCCTGGACAAACTCGGAAAAATTGCTGGTACTTTCCGTACCTTCAAAAGAACAGGAAATTATCTTGCATAATGATACCCTCAAAGACTTAGAGGTACTGGCAGCTTCTGTGCGCTTTCATTCCATCATAGACCCTGTGTTACCCGTGGCGTATAGTTTTTGTGTGATGGATGAAAACGGGCAGGTTATTTTTCATTCGGATAAAGAAAGAAACCTTCAGGAAAATTTTCTTGCCGAAGTAGATGAGCACAAAGGCGTACTCTCGGCGATCATCGGAAAAAACAGTGTATATGCCGATGTCAGTACAGGAAGTTGTAATCAGAGGATATATATCAGCCCACTTAAGCATACCCCCTGGACACTGGTAACTTTATACGATGAGGCTTATATTGAATCACCTTATCTTCAGGTAATTAGCCTGAGTGTGATTTGCATTCTGATCATAGGAGCTATCGCATTTTTTCAGTTGTACCTGTTTTCCATGTTCAACCGCAGACCCTCCAAACTGAAAAAGCAGGCTTTCTTCTACGATTGGTTATGGCCAGAGGAGGATAAAAAAAAGAAATATTATCGGGTAATGCTTTATAATATTCTCCTGGCGATTGTATTGTTTATCTATCATATTCTGTCAGATCTGACGGTTTTTCAGGTATTAGCCTCCTTCTTATATGCGATCATTTTTGCCAATACCAGCGTATGGATTCTTTTAACAGATGGATTAAAAGAAAAGAGAAGCAGAAGTAAACTGGTACTAAGCATAACACTGATTGTGTGCTTTCTTATTATTTTTTCTATTACCCAATATTATACCCGGGAGTGGTTCAAAAACCTGAGTATTTTATTACTAATCGCAGCAGCATCTGTATTACCCCATCTTTCTTTCCGCAGGTTTGATCCGGGGACATGGCCCATCAGTGATCGTTTAAGCTACAGAAACAGCTACTGGGGCATGTTGTTTACCTTTCTTTTCATAAGCAGTGTACTACCGGCATTCTTCCTCTATAGTGCGGTTTATCAGCAGGAGCAGAAAATCTGGAAAAAGCATGAGATGTTTGAAATCAGCAAGACTGAAGAGGAAAGTGAAAAGCAGTTAAAAAAAATATATCTCTCATCTCAAATGGATGTGGATGAGCTTGAAAGACATGCTGAAGATATTGAAGTAGCCTATTATCAAAAGGCCAGGGAAAGTGGCGCTTACTATGAATGTCTGGGCTATCAGCAGTGTGATTGCGAAGATACTAAAACCCTGCTGACTACCAGATGGGATAGTTTGCTGCACAAAAGCCGCCCTTTTTTCACCAATATGTTTGTAGCTTCCAACGGCTTTGTATTTGCCAATGGAGGCGATGAATGGGAAACCCGCTGGTGTGATAGGCATGGCATCCGGATGAAATACCATAGCATCAGCCATACTTCCGAAGACTCTGTTGTACTGGCCACCAGTATTGGCGGATTAGACTGGAGCTATAGCATAGACCGACTGGCAGGAGAACTTTTTTGGATTGGGCTGATTTGTCTGTTATGCGCGGTTTTCTTTATCGTTCGTTTTGCTACGAATCAGTTTTTTGCGCTCAACTTATTCAATAATCTGGAACCTATGCAGATAGATGATGCCTATCTGGAAACATATTTTGAGCAGAGTTATGATGAAGGTCATAAGCATCTGTTTGTGATTGCCTTACCCTTTGCCGGTACGCATCGGCTTTATGGTAAAGAGCACCTTCGGGTGGTGGATGTGCCTCAGCTACTGGATGAAAATGAGAGCGCCAAAGTGCTGGAGATCAAAAATAGCCAGGTAGTGCTGGAGCATTTCAGCTATGTGATAGAAGATACCCAGGCCAACAAGCAGATTCTGGATATTGTAGAGCATCTTCTCAGAAATCAGAATAATATTATTATCGTTTCACGGCTTTCTCCCAGCCAGATCATTGATAAATATGAAATGTTTATCAGGCAAAGTAAGGACGCTGCGCAAAGAGCAGAACTGGAAGTACAGGTATCAAAATGGAAAGACATACTGGCAGGATTTGTCAAAGTGTTCTATTCCCTACTGCATGAAGATACGCTCAAGATGAAGTACTCAGATGATTTCAGCATCAAAGAAATGCTGGCATACGAATTCAGGGTTAATGAGCAATACTTTAAAAGGGTGAAGGCCGCTTTCACTCAAAAGTGGGAAGCCGATCATATTGTTCTGGCACCTGCTTTAGAAGCAGCGGAAAAGGAGAAGTATACTCATCCCTTAAAATTTCAGGATATTAAGGAGGAAGTTTTGCTGAAAATCCAGAGCATGGCGCAGCCCTTCTACTACTCTTTGTGGAATACCTGCTCCAAAGAAGAAAAGTACCTGCTTTATGATCTGGCGATGGATGGTTTTGTAAATACTAAAAACGAGAAAGGTTTGAAAAAACTGATGGAGAAAGGGCTGATTTATTATCAGGAATCATTACAGATCATGAATGAAAGCTTCAGAAACTTTATTCTCTCCACCATCAAAGAATCAGAATCGCTGGCCATGGAAAAAGAGTTACGGCAAAGCGGAACCTGGAGCCTGTACAGTTCAATCTTCCTGATCCTTTTGCTTAGTCTGATTGTCTTTATATCCCTATCGCAGAAGGAAATCATCAGTCAGTTTGTCGCCTTGCTGGTAGGGTTGGGTACTGCCATTCCTTACTTACTACGGTTTAGCGGGTTCTTCAGCGCCTTTACCGGGAGTAAAGCTAAGGTGGTAGAGCAAATGTAA
- a CDS encoding lipase family alpha/beta hydrolase: MSIQFETVPFNSRDGFTCNLKHAISNKRDSQQRNPILLVHGAGVSANIFNPPTEKNIISMLLEEGYDVWLENWRASIDLPPNEWNLDQAALYDHPAAVQKVMEETGAKELKAIIHCQGSTSFMISAVLGLIPEVKVIVSNAVSLHPVVPKFSVFKLKVLVPVVKLMFRYLNPQWGIYAPDFKSRMLRLLVRLTHPEDDTLVGKFVSFTYGTGFPALWKLENLDEKTKDWIQHEFAEVPLSFFDHIKKCVKRGVLAPAKDSGDKAETYLSELPKLNARITLFSGEDNLCFLPQSQQNTYKYLESIQPHVHNLYIIKGYSHLDIFFGKNAHRDVFPLMINALNQELQPKTQQSWPSPKESSGTGTATHS, from the coding sequence ATGTCTATACAGTTTGAAACTGTGCCATTCAATAGCAGGGATGGATTTACTTGCAATCTGAAACATGCAATCAGCAATAAAAGGGATTCTCAGCAGCGAAACCCTATTTTGCTAGTGCATGGAGCAGGAGTGAGCGCTAATATTTTTAACCCACCTACCGAAAAAAACATCATAAGCATGCTGCTAGAAGAAGGCTATGATGTGTGGCTGGAAAACTGGCGTGCCAGCATTGACCTGCCTCCCAACGAATGGAATCTGGATCAGGCAGCCTTGTACGATCATCCTGCGGCTGTGCAGAAAGTGATGGAAGAGACTGGTGCCAAAGAGCTCAAGGCCATCATCCACTGCCAGGGCAGTACCAGCTTTATGATTTCGGCAGTTTTGGGATTGATTCCTGAAGTTAAAGTTATTGTCAGTAATGCAGTTTCCCTGCATCCGGTAGTGCCTAAATTCTCCGTCTTTAAGCTCAAAGTGCTGGTTCCTGTGGTTAAGCTGATGTTCAGATACCTGAATCCGCAGTGGGGTATTTACGCACCTGATTTCAAATCCAGAATGCTGCGTTTACTGGTGAGACTCACTCATCCCGAAGATGATACACTGGTAGGTAAATTTGTAAGCTTTACCTATGGCACGGGATTTCCGGCTTTGTGGAAGCTGGAAAATCTGGATGAAAAAACCAAAGACTGGATACAGCATGAATTTGCTGAAGTGCCCCTCAGCTTCTTCGACCATATCAAGAAGTGCGTGAAACGAGGAGTGTTGGCGCCTGCCAAAGATAGTGGAGATAAAGCAGAAACTTATTTGTCAGAGCTGCCAAAGCTGAATGCCCGCATCACTTTGTTTAGTGGAGAAGATAATCTCTGCTTCCTGCCGCAGAGTCAGCAAAACACTTACAAATATTTGGAAAGTATTCAACCCCATGTCCATAACTTATACATCATCAAAGGCTACAGCCATCTGGACATCTTTTTCGGTAAAAACGCTCACCGTGACGTATTTCCTTTAATGATCAACGCGCTCAATCAGGAACTTCAACCTAAAACACAACAATCATGGCCATCCCCAAAAGAATCAAGCGGTACCGGGACCGCTACGCACTCGTAG